The DNA window TGGTTCATGACTGGGGTGAAGTCGTAACAAGGTAACTGTACCGGAAGGTGCGGTTGGATCACCTCCTTTCTATAGGTTCCACATCTCTTCCCACCCAGCCACGCGTGGCTGGCAAGTGCTGCTCTCCTCTGGCCCGGTCTTCCAAGACCGGGCCAGCGTCTTTTGTACTCTTGCACCGCCCGCGCGGCAGCTTCACCCTGCCCGGGGCCTGCTGACGCCGCGGGAAACCTGAACCCGGTACAATCCGCGCATGACCACACCCTTCGAGCAGGCCCAGCAGGACGTTCAGACCCTGACCCGCAAACCCGGCAACGACGTGCTTCTCAAACTCTACGCCCTGTTCAAACAGGGCAGCGCCGGCGACGTGAGCGGCAAACGGCCCGGCGGCTTCGACTTCGTCGGCGGGGCCAAGTACGACGCCTGGGCCGAACTCCAGGGCACCCCGCCCGAACAGGCCCAGGCGCAGTACGTGGCGCTGGTCGAGCAGCTCAAAGCCAAGGACTGACCCCCGCCCCCGTTCCGTGCCTCTGCCCCGCTCAAGTCGGGCAGGCACGCCCCTTCGCCCCGGGGCCCCACCCGGCGGCGCACCTTCCTCCCCCCCGGCCGCGCCGCACGGTAAGCTGCGGGGGTGAGTGACGTGCCTGCCGACCTGCCGCCCCGTCCGGCCCCCGGAGCCGACCCCGCGCCCGGCCCCGACATGCTGGCGGCCGCGAAGGGCCGCATGAAGGCGCTCGCCGCCACCTACGCCGCGGATCTGCCCGGCCTGGACACCCACAGCCTGATGCACGGCCTGAACGGCGTGCAGCTGAGCTTCCTGCCCATGGGTGACCGGGACGGTGCCTTCGACCCGGAACACAGCGTCATCCTGATCAACAGCCGCGTGCGTCCCGAACGGCAACGCTTCACGCTCGCGCACGAGATCAGCCACGCGCTGCTGCTGGGCGACGACGACCTGCTCAGCGACCTGCACGACGCCTTCGAGGGCGACCGGCTGGAACAGGTCATCGAGACGCTGTGCAACGTGGGCGCCGCCGCGCTGCTGATGCCGGACGACCTCATTGCCGGCATGCTGGCCCGTTTCGGCCCGACCGGCCGCGCCCTGGGCGAACTCGCACGCCGCGCCGACGTGAGCGCCAGCACCGCCCTGTACGCCCTGGCCGAACACACCGAAGCCCCGGTCCTGTACGCCGTGTGCGCCCTGACCCGTCCCGAAACGGACGACCCGGACGACAGCCCCCCCCCTCCCGGCGGGAAGGTCCTGACCGTGCGGGTCTCGGGCGGCGCCCCCGGCGTGAAATACAGCCTGCGGCCCGGCACGCCCGTTCCCGATGACCACCCGGTCGCCGTGGCGCTCGACACGCGGCTGCCCATCGTGCAGGACAGTTACGTGCCGTTCCGCTCCGGGCGGCGCATGCCCGCGCAGGTCGACGCCTTCCCCGACCGGCAGCGCGTACTGGTGAGCTTCCTGTTGCCGGGCCGCGCCGCCGAACCGGCCGCGCCGCGGGGCGAGGCGTGAGAGGCGTGAACCGCCTGACCTTCGGCCGCCCGGCCCCCGGCACGACCCGCACGGCACGCGGCTGGGAGTGGCGCTGGACCGGCACGGCCGTCATGGGCATCCTGAACGTCACCCCGGACAGTTTCAGCGACGGGGGGCGGCACGCGGCCCTGCAAGACGCCCTGCAGGCAGCCCGCACCATGCAGGCGGCGGGCGTCAGCGTCCTGGACATCGGCGGGGAAAGCACCCGCCCGGGCGCCCACCCCGTCGCGGCCCACGAGGAACTCGACCGGGTGCTGCCAGTCATCCGCGCCCTGCGTGACGCGGACGTGCTGCTCAGCGTGGACACCATGAAGGCCGAGGTGGCCGCCGCCGCCCTGCGCGCCGGAGCGCACCTGATCAACGACGTGACCGGCCTGCGCGACCCCGAGATGCGCCGCGTGTGCGCCGACGCCGGCGCCCCCGCCTGCCTGATGCACATGCAGGGCAAGCCGCAGACCATGCAGCTCGCCCCCCACTACGACGACGTGGTGACCGAGGTGCACGGCTACCTGCGGGAGCAGGCACACGCAACGCTGGCCGCCGGCGTCCCCGACGTGATCCTCGACCCGGGCATCGGCTTCGGCAAGACGCTGGAACACAACCTGAGCCTGCTGCGCGCCCTGCCCGACCTGAGTGCAGGGCCGCACCCCGTCCTGATCGGCGCGAGCCGCAAGCGCCTGATCGACCTGATCGCGCAGGTCCCGGACGCCGCCGACCGCGACCCGGGCACGCTGGCCCTGCACCTGCACGCCGCCCGCAGCGGCGCCGCGCTGGTCCGCGCGCACGCCGCCGCCGCGCACGTCCAGGCACTGCGGGTCCAGGACGCCCTGACCCGCCCCGCGCTAGACTCGGGTGTGATGCCCCACGACACGACCAGGAACCACGCGTGAGCCGCGTCGTTCTCCAGGGACTCGAATTTCACGCGCGGCACGGCGTGTTCGACACCGAAGCCGTTCTGGGCGCCCGCTTCGTCGTGGACGCCGAACTGCACTATCCCTTCGCGGACCTGAACGACGACCTGAACGAGGCCGTCAACTACGCCGAGGTGTACGCCGCCATCCAGGAGGAGGTCACGGTCCCCCGCCACCAGCTGATCGAGGTCCTGACCGTCCGGATCGCCCGGCGCCTGCTGCGCGACCAGCCGACCCTGCAGCGCGTGACCGTGCGGGTCCACAAGCCCTTCGCGCCGCTGCCCGGCGTGTTCCGCGACGTGTTCACGGAACTGACCCTGACCCGCCCCGGGCCCTGACCCATGACCCGCCCCGCTCCCTCCCCGAACCCCCCGGCCCACGCGGACGCCTTCATCGCGCTGGGCGCCAACCTCGGCGACCCGCTGCGCACGCTGCGCTGGGCCGTCACGCAGCTCGGCGCGCTGGGCCGGGTGCAGGGCGTCTCGGCGCTGTACCGCACCGCGCCGGTCGGCGGTCCCCCCGGCCAGCCCGACTACCTGAACGCCGCCGCGCAGCTGCGCACCACCCTGGCCCCGGCAGTCCTGCTGGCCGCGCTGCACGCCCTGGAAGCCCAGGCCGGCCGGGAACGCCACGAACGCTGGGCGGCCCGCACCCTGGACCTCGACCTGATCACGTACGCGGACCTGATCAGCACCGACCCCGCCCTGAGCCTCCCGCACCCGCGTGCCTGGGAGCGGCCCTTCGTGCTGGCCCCGCTGCGCGACCTGCAGCCGGACCTGCGCTCCCCGCTCAGTGGCGAGCGCGTGCAGGACGCCCTGCGCCGCCTCGGCAACGGCGGGCTGGGGGAACGCGACCCCCACTGGCTCCGCCCCCACCCCGGCCCCCCACCGAGCTGACCGTCACCACCCACGCCGTTCCCGACCCGCCGGGACGCTATGCTGGGAAGCGACATGAGCGAGCAAACCAAAACCACCGGCCACGGAAGCGCGGGCCGCGCGCTGCTGTGGGTCGCCATCCTTCTCAGCGTGACGCTGCTGGGCTTCGTGACCGCCACCGCCGTCCGTAACAACCCGATCTACAGCGACCGGGAAGCCAACGGCGTCAGCAAGTACCGCTTCATCGAGACCTGCAAGGAACTGGCCGCCGACACCGAGGCCCTCACGGTCGGCGCGGCCGGCCAGAGCATTCCCCTCAAGACCCTGATCGAGCAGAGCGCCCCGCTGAAAGCCGGCGACACCATCCACGCCGACCTGGACGCCGAACCCGCCCAGATCATCAAGGCCACCCAGCCGGTCGACGGCGGCGGCTGGACCCTGACCGCTCCCGCCACCGTGGCCGTCCACAGCCGCGCCGGAGGCGTCAACACCCTCGGCCAGCTCCCCCTGCAGTGCGCCCACGACAAGAAGACCGGCAAGACCACCGCGCAGCTCAGCCTGCCCGGCCAGTAAGCACACACAGCCGAGCGGCAGGCCGCGCCCCCACACGGCGCGGCCTGCCGCTTTCATCCCGTCGGCCGCCGCGCCTTCCGCCCGGATGGCAGGACCACTCATACGGACTCCGTTTGTTTCGTTCACAGATCGGAACATCACCGATCTGTTAACTCCACGTCCGGAACCCGGTTTTCTCCCACTCGCTTCGCTCGGATTGAACGGCTTTGTAAGCCATTAAATCGGAGTCCGTATGATACGGACTCCGTATCACATCACCCCTTCAAGGCCGCTGAGGCACTCCTCGGCAATGGCGCGGGCCAGCGGATCGCGGGTGCTGCGGGCGTAACTGACGCCCAGCTGCAGGTGCCGCTGACTGCCCGGCCCGCCCACGAGTTCCAGCGTCTGGTAGAACGCCAGGTGCGTGTGCGCCAGCAGCACGTCCCGCGTGCGTTCCGGCGGCAGCAGGGTCAGGATGCCCAGCGCCTCCTCGTAGGACGCCAGGGCGCGGCGCTGGTCGCCCTCGACCGCCCATTCACGGCCCAGTTGCAGGGCGCGGGCGGCGGTCAGGTACGAGCTTCTCATGCAGGGGATTCTAGCGGCTTGCCGGGACACCCGCGCGTGGCGTTGACGACCCGCAAGGAAGCCGGGTGGCCAACACCACTCCCGGAGTCCGTTCAATCCGAGCGGATGCGACTCGGAGAGCTGCGCCGCAGAGCAGGAGCTGGGCGGGTTCCGGACGTGGAGCTGGCAATCCGGTGAACTTCCGGATGGTCGGCGAAACAAACGGCAGTCCGTATCAGTCCAGTGGAAGGAGGCTCAGGCGTCCGTCCAGCGCCCGCCCGTCAATGGTCAGGACCTCCAGGCGACAGGGGAGATCGTCACGGCCCAGTTCGCGCGTCAGGTACCCCAGGGCCGCGCGGCGCATCAGCGCCAGCTTGCGCGGGGTGACGCTCTCGGCGGCACTCCCGAAGCGCGCGGAGCGGCGCTGCCGGACCTCCGTGAACACCAGCGTGCCGTCCGGCTCCCGGGAGATCAGGTCGATCTCGCCGCCCGGCACGCGGTAATTGCGGCGCAGGACCTCGCGGCCCAGCGCGCGCAGGTGCGCCTCGGCGCGGTCCTCGGCGTCCGCGCCCTTCACGCCTGCCGTCCACGGGCAGGTGCCGCGGGGCCGCTCATGCCAGCCAGTCGGCCCAGGACGTGAAATCCGGCGCGGTCCACTGCGCCCCCGCCTCCCGCAGGGCCGCGCCGGGCGCGGTGGTGGTCAGCGCGACCACGCGGCAGCCCGCCCCGGCCGCGCTGCGCACGCCGTTCACGGCGTCCTCGTGCGCCAGGCAGTCGGCCGGGCGCAGGCCCAGCCGCGCGGCCCCCAGCAGGAACGGTTCCGGATGCGGTTTGCCGCGCGTGACGTCCTCGCCCAGCACGCGCGGCCCGAAACGGTGCCCCAGCCCCAGCGCCTCCATGCCGAACCCGACATTCACGCGGTCGGCACTCGTGACCAGTGCGAACGGAATGCCGCGCGCGTCCAGCGCGTCCAGGTACCCGCTGAGGCCCGCCACCTCGCGCAGCGCCCCCGCCGCCAGCTCACGGTACCGGCCCTCCTTGGCCTCATGAAAACGCGCGGCCAGCGCCGCGTCCGGGTAGGTGCCGGTCAGCCGCTCGATGATCTCCGGGTTGCGGCCCCCGTCCACCTTGGTGTCCAGGTCGTGGTCGGACAGGGCCAGGCCCAGCACCTCGGCCGCCACCTCCTGCCACGCCCGCCGGTGAAAGTGATTGTTCGCGGTCAGCACGCCGTCCATGTCGAACAGCACGCCCGCCGGACGCCACGGCCAGCCGCTCACAGCGGTCCGTCCGGCCGCTCCAGGTCGTCAGGGCCGTGCCCGAGGTCCAGCAGCAGGTCCCGGTACAGCCGCCCGGCCCGGCGGCGCACGTCGTCCAGCGTGGCGTCCTCCGGCGCGAACTCCAGCGCGGCCTCCAGCGCCCCGGCCAGGACCGCGCCGTAGATCGGCCAGCGTTCACCGGCGGCGCTGACCTCCTGGCCCGTGCCGGCCGGTCCGGTCGCGCCGGGCAGGTCCGCGCCGGGTTGCGCGTTCAGCACCCCCAGCGCCGACTCGGCCGCCGCGCGCTCCGCGTCCCGTTTGCTGCGGCCCTCGCCTCCCTCGCCCAGCACCTGCCCGCCGGCCCGGACCGTCACCCGGAAGCGGCGGTCATGCGGGGGACCGTGCGCTTCCGCCTCGAAGGTGGGGGCGCCCAGGCCCAGCGTCAGCGCCCGCGCGATCAGATCACCCTTGGCATTCATGCCGCCCAGCGTAGCGCGGCGCGGCCCGCAGGGGCTACGCTGACCCATGCCGCGCCCCCTGCCGACACTGTGCCTCCTACCGACACTGCGCCCCCTGTCAACGCTGTGCGCCCTGCTGCTGGGCACTGCCCTCACCGCGCCTCCTGCCGCCAGTCAGGCTGCCCCCGTCGCCATCCCCGCTACTGGGGGCGTCCCGCTGCCCAGGCCCGGTCAGCACTGGACCCTGGAGGCCCGCACGGCCGACGGCGAGACCTTCCGGACGACCCTGCGCCTCAGCGCCGCGCCCCCCGCCGACCCCGGCACCTTCCGCGCCGACCGGGGCACCCTGCTGCTGGACGCGGAGGCCGGAACGCTGATCGCCCTGGACCTGCAAGACGCCCGGGACGGAGGTCTGGGTCTGGCCTGCGCCGTCCGCCTGAACGCCGACCGCAGCGCCCTGGAGGCTGCCGGCGTGCTGGCCAGCGGTACCCTGACCGAACTGCCGGCCCGCCTGGAAGCCGCGCTGGCCGTCCTGAACGTCACCCGCACCCCGCAGCAGCAGGAGGAGGCCGCGCGGGAACTCGGCCTGGGAAGCTGCGCGCTGAGCGTCCAGATCCCCTGACCGAACCGGGACCCCTGACGACACCCACCCAGACTGACCCTGGCGTGTGCGCTACCCTGAGCGCCCGGAGCAACCCACGCGAACGGCCTGTTCGCGCCCATCCGCCCCTGCCCTGGCCCCCCCATCCGGGCCGCGCGGGCGCCGTCATCCTGCCCCTTTTTTCCCTCCGGAGGTCATTTCACCTTGAGCGCATCCACCGTCAACGATCCCGCCCGCCGCGTCGTGCTGGGCCTGCAACACTCGGTCGCCATGTTCGGCGCGACCGTCCTCGTGCCCATCCTGGTGGGCCTGTCGCCCAGCGTCGCACTGTTCGGCGCGGGCGTCGCCACGCTGATCTTCCATCTGCTCACGCGTGGGCAGGTACCGATCTTCCTGGGCAGTTCCTTCGCGTTCATCGCGCCCACCGCGCTGGTCGTGAAGGAATTCGGCCCGGCCGCCGCCGGGGGAGGCCTGATGGCCGCCGGCCTCATGTACCTGCTGTTCAGCGGCCTCGTGAAACTCCTGGGCACGGACCGCCTGCTGCGGGTGTTCCCGCCCGTCGTGACCGGCCCCGTCATCATCGTGATCGGCCTGGGCCTCAGCAGCGTCGCCGTGAACCAGGCGAAGACGAACTGGTGGCTGGCCCTCGCCACTCTCCTGGCCGCCATCGTGGCCAGCATCTACGGGCGCGGCCTGTTCCGCATGCTGCCCATCCTGATCGGCGTCGTCACCGGGTACGTCGTGTCCCTGCTGACCGGGCAGGTCAGCCGTGAGGGCCTGGACGCCATCGCCGCCGCGCCCCTGCTGGGCCTCCCGGACTTCCACGCCCCCGCCCTGGACTGGCGGGCCGTGGCGATCATCGCGCCCGTCGCGGTCGTCACGTTCATCGAACACGTCGGGGACGTCATCGTGAACGGCCGCGTCGTCGGGAAGAACTTCCTGGAGAACCCCGGCCTGAGCCGCACCCTGTTTGCCGACGGCCTGGCGAACATGAGCAGCGCCGCGCTCGGCGGACCCGCCGCCACCACCTACGCCGAGAACACCGGCGTCCTCGCCCTGACCCGCGTGTACGACCCGCGCGTCCTGCAGATCGGGGCCGCGTTCGCCATCCTGTTCGGCTGCTCCCCGAAACTCGCCGCCGTCCTGAAAAGCCTCCCGCAGGGTGTGCTGGGCGGCGTGAGCATCCTGCTGTTCGGCATGATCGCGTCGGTCGGCATCCGCACCCTGAGCGAGGCGCGGATCGACTTCGCGCACAGCCGCAACCTGATCATCGTGTCCCTGATCCTGGTTCTCGGGCTGGGCGGCGCCGCGTTCCCCATCAGCGTCGCCGGAACCAGCCTGGAACTTCACGGCATGGCCCTCGCCGCGCTGGTCGGCATCCTCGCCAACCTGATCCTGCCCACCCAGAAACCAGAGACGGACGAGCCCGAACGCACCCTGCACTGAAGATGTCCCGCGCCCCGGCCCCCGGCTGTCACCTGAGGCAGCGGGCCGGGGCGCGTGCTGCTACGCTCGCGGTCATGAAACGACACCTCGTCCTGGCCGCCCTGCTGACCCTCACGCCCCTCGCCCACGCCGGCAGCGGCAACGTCGCCCCGCGCGCCGTGACGCCCTTCGGCGCACCGAAAGCCCTGCCCGCCAACGCCCTGGTCCGCCCCAGCCAGACCTGGATCCTGACCGGCACCACGGCTGGCGGCGAGCGCATCAGCCGCGACCTGAAACTGAGCGCCCAGGCGCCCGAGTGGGACGACGGCTGGGACTTCGACGCGGACAACGGCCCCTTCAGCTGGAACCCCGAGGACCGCCTGATGATCGCCGCGGACGTCCTGACCGGCATGGACGAGGACAGCGACATCCATCTGTGCCTGGGCATGGTCGAGGGCGGCGGCGCACGCGGCGTGCTCTTCAGCGGCTCTCTCGAAGAGATTCAGGAGCGGGTCAGCCAGCTGGAAGGCGCGACCGGCGACCCCCGCACCGCCGACGAACTCGTCCAGGCTGTCCGCAAAGCCGGCGTCAACGCCGGAACCTGCACCCTGACCCTCAAACGCTGAGCCCCCCTGGTGCTGGTGGCCGGGGAACTCAGCGCCGGCCGCGTGACCGGACTTTCTGCCCTGGCACGGTCGCCTGCTTGAACTCCCTGCCCTGCAGTTTGGCCTCGATGGCGCGGATCTGGTCGCGCAGGCTGGCGGCCCGCTCGAAGTCCAGGTCCTCGGACGCCTGCCACATGTCCAGTTCCAGGTCCGTGAGCTGGGCGGTCAGGGCGTCGCGGTCGCTGCCGACGTTCTCGGAGGTGACCTCGTCGGGTTGTTCCTCGCCGCGGATGACGTTGCGTACGCCCTTGATGACGGTGGTGGGCGTGATGCCGTGCGCCTCGTTGTAGGCGGTCTGCTTCTCGCGGCGGCGGCGGGTCTCGTCCATCGCGAACTGCATGGCGGGCGTGACCGAGTCGCCGTACAGGATGACCTCGCCGTTCACGTTGCGGGCGGCGCGGCCGATCGTCTGGATCAGGGCGCGTTCGGAGCGCAGGAAACCGGGCTTGTCGGCGTCGAGGATGGCGACGAGCGACACTTCGGGCAGGTCCAGGCCCTCGCGCAGCAGGTTGATCCCGACCAGCACGTCGTAGTGCCCCAACCTCAGGTCGCGGATGATCACCTGACGCTCCACGGAGTCGATGTCGCTGTGCATGTACCGCGCCTTGACGCCCTTCTCCAGCAGGTACTCGGTGAGGTCCTCGGACATGCGCTTGGTGAGCGTCGTGACCAGGGTGCGTTCGCCCTTCGCGGCGCGTTCGCGCACGCGGCCCAGCAGGTCCTCGATCTGCCCGTTGATGGGGCGCACCGTCACGGGCGGGTCCACCAGTCCGGTCGGGCGGATGATCTGATCCGCCACCGAGTCGCTGTGCTCGCGCTCGTACGGGCCGGGCGTGGCGGACACGAACACCAGCTGCCCGGTCTTGCTCATGAACTCGTCGAAGTTCAGCGGGCGGTTGTCCATCGCCGACGGCAGGCGGAAGCCGTAATCCACCAGCGTCTGTTTGCGGGCGCGGTCGCCGTTCGCCATCCCGCCGATCTGCGGGACGGTCACGTGCGACT is part of the Deinococcus depolymerans genome and encodes:
- a CDS encoding putative dsRNA-binding protein, with product MNAKGDLIARALTLGLGAPTFEAEAHGPPHDRRFRVTVRAGGQVLGEGGEGRSKRDAERAAAESALGVLNAQPGADLPGATGPAGTGQEVSAAGERWPIYGAVLAGALEAALEFAPEDATLDDVRRRAGRLYRDLLLDLGHGPDDLERPDGPL
- a CDS encoding YraN family protein, encoding MKGADAEDRAEAHLRALGREVLRRNYRVPGGEIDLISREPDGTLVFTEVRQRRSARFGSAAESVTPRKLALMRRAALGYLTRELGRDDLPCRLEVLTIDGRALDGRLSLLPLD
- a CDS encoding uracil-xanthine permease family protein, whose protein sequence is MSASTVNDPARRVVLGLQHSVAMFGATVLVPILVGLSPSVALFGAGVATLIFHLLTRGQVPIFLGSSFAFIAPTALVVKEFGPAAAGGGLMAAGLMYLLFSGLVKLLGTDRLLRVFPPVVTGPVIIVIGLGLSSVAVNQAKTNWWLALATLLAAIVASIYGRGLFRMLPILIGVVTGYVVSLLTGQVSREGLDAIAAAPLLGLPDFHAPALDWRAVAIIAPVAVVTFIEHVGDVIVNGRVVGKNFLENPGLSRTLFADGLANMSSAALGGPAATTYAENTGVLALTRVYDPRVLQIGAAFAILFGCSPKLAAVLKSLPQGVLGGVSILLFGMIASVGIRTLSEARIDFAHSRNLIIVSLILVLGLGGAAFPISVAGTSLELHGMALAALVGILANLILPTQKPETDEPERTLH
- a CDS encoding HAD family phosphatase, which codes for MSGWPWRPAGVLFDMDGVLTANNHFHRRAWQEVAAEVLGLALSDHDLDTKVDGGRNPEIIERLTGTYPDAALAARFHEAKEGRYRELAAGALREVAGLSGYLDALDARGIPFALVTSADRVNVGFGMEALGLGHRFGPRVLGEDVTRGKPHPEPFLLGAARLGLRPADCLAHEDAVNGVRSAAGAGCRVVALTTTAPGAALREAGAQWTAPDFTSWADWLA
- a CDS encoding ImmA/IrrE family metallo-endopeptidase, encoding MKALAATYAADLPGLDTHSLMHGLNGVQLSFLPMGDRDGAFDPEHSVILINSRVRPERQRFTLAHEISHALLLGDDDLLSDLHDAFEGDRLEQVIETLCNVGAAALLMPDDLIAGMLARFGPTGRALGELARRADVSASTALYALAEHTEAPVLYAVCALTRPETDDPDDSPPPPGGKVLTVRVSGGAPGVKYSLRPGTPVPDDHPVAVALDTRLPIVQDSYVPFRSGRRMPAQVDAFPDRQRVLVSFLLPGRAAEPAAPRGEA
- the folB gene encoding dihydroneopterin aldolase, yielding MSRVVLQGLEFHARHGVFDTEAVLGARFVVDAELHYPFADLNDDLNEAVNYAEVYAAIQEEVTVPRHQLIEVLTVRIARRLLRDQPTLQRVTVRVHKPFAPLPGVFRDVFTELTLTRPGP
- the folK gene encoding 2-amino-4-hydroxy-6-hydroxymethyldihydropteridine diphosphokinase, which codes for MTRPAPSPNPPAHADAFIALGANLGDPLRTLRWAVTQLGALGRVQGVSALYRTAPVGGPPGQPDYLNAAAQLRTTLAPAVLLAALHALEAQAGRERHERWAARTLDLDLITYADLISTDPALSLPHPRAWERPFVLAPLRDLQPDLRSPLSGERVQDALRRLGNGGLGERDPHWLRPHPGPPPS
- a CDS encoding acyl-CoA-binding protein; its protein translation is MTTPFEQAQQDVQTLTRKPGNDVLLKLYALFKQGSAGDVSGKRPGGFDFVGGAKYDAWAELQGTPPEQAQAQYVALVEQLKAKD
- the uvrB gene encoding excinuclease ABC subunit UvrB produces the protein MLKVQSNFTPSGDQPTAIRSLVEGLDSGLRFQTLLGATGTGKTYSVAKVIEETQRPALIMAPNKILTAQLASEFREFFPDAAVEFFISYYDYYQPEAYVPGKDLFIEKDASVNQEIERLRHSTTRSLLTRRDTIVVASVSCIYGLGDPKEYTALNLILKKGGQVSRDEILGRLVNMQYERNDIEMMPGRFRAKGEMIEVWPAYDEQPLRIELWGDDVERITVVHPLTGDRLAELDATVVYPAKHYVSSAGNIERAIVTIQQELDERLEYFRSTGKLLEAQRLKERTLYDLEMLKVLGYCSGIENYSRHIDGRAAGMTPYTMLDYFPDDFVTFIDESHVTVPQIGGMANGDRARKQTLVDYGFRLPSAMDNRPLNFDEFMSKTGQLVFVSATPGPYEREHSDSVADQIIRPTGLVDPPVTVRPINGQIEDLLGRVRERAAKGERTLVTTLTKRMSEDLTEYLLEKGVKARYMHSDIDSVERQVIIRDLRLGHYDVLVGINLLREGLDLPEVSLVAILDADKPGFLRSERALIQTIGRAARNVNGEVILYGDSVTPAMQFAMDETRRRREKQTAYNEAHGITPTTVIKGVRNVIRGEEQPDEVTSENVGSDRDALTAQLTDLELDMWQASEDLDFERAASLRDQIRAIEAKLQGREFKQATVPGQKVRSRGRR
- the folP gene encoding dihydropteroate synthase, with the protein product MNRLTFGRPAPGTTRTARGWEWRWTGTAVMGILNVTPDSFSDGGRHAALQDALQAARTMQAAGVSVLDIGGESTRPGAHPVAAHEELDRVLPVIRALRDADVLLSVDTMKAEVAAAALRAGAHLINDVTGLRDPEMRRVCADAGAPACLMHMQGKPQTMQLAPHYDDVVTEVHGYLREQAHATLAAGVPDVILDPGIGFGKTLEHNLSLLRALPDLSAGPHPVLIGASRKRLIDLIAQVPDAADRDPGTLALHLHAARSGAALVRAHAAAAHVQALRVQDALTRPALDSGVMPHDTTRNHA